A part of Numenius arquata chromosome 16, bNumArq3.hap1.1, whole genome shotgun sequence genomic DNA contains:
- the SDSL gene encoding serine dehydratase-like isoform X1, translating into MAAQPQGCEKPFHIISPVLESLPLSKAAGTKVYMKLENVQPSGSFKIRGIGHFCQEAAKKGCRHFVCSSGGNAGLAAAYAAKKLGIPATVVVPSTTGPTTIRKLEELGAEVEVSGKVWDEANRRALELAKTEGWVSIHPFDHPLVWEGHASLVQELKDSLETKPDAIVLAVGGGGLLAGVVAGLHQVGWQDVPIIAAETWGAHSFHAALAAGQLVTLPDITSVAKCLGAKTVAARALECAQECQVISQVVEDTEAVRAVEQFLDDERMLVQPACGAALALLYTGRLQRLRGEERLRTPLASVVVVVCGGSSIQAAQLRALKNQLGME; encoded by the exons atggcagcccagccccagggatgtGAGAAGCCCTTCCACATCATCTCCCCTGTCCTGGAGAGCCTGCCCCTCTCCAAGGCCGCCGGCACCAAGGTCTACATGAAGCTGGAAAACGTTCAGCCCTCGGGCTCCTTCAAGATCCGGGGCATCGGCCACTTCTGCCAGGAG GCTGCCAAGAAAGGCTGCCGCCACTTCGTTTGCTCCTCAG GGGGGAACGCGGGTCTGGCAGCGGCGTACGCGGCCAAGAAGCTGGGGATTCCAGCCACCGTGGTGGTCCCCAGCACCACCGGCCCCACCACCATACGCAAGCTGGAGGAACTGGGGGCGGAGGTGGAGGTCTCTGGCAAG GTGTGGGATGAAGCCAACAGGAGAGCCCTGGAGCTGGCAAAGACTGAGGGCTGGGTCAGCATCCACCCCTTCGACCATCCCTTGGTGTG GGAGGGTCACGCCAGCCTGGTCCAGGAGCTGAAGGACTCACTGGAGACCAAACCGGACGCCATCGTGCTGGCAgtgggcggcggggggctgctgGCGGGCGTTGTGGCCGGCTTGCACCAGGTGGGCTGGCAGGACGTCCCCATCATCGCCGCCGAGACGTGGGGGGCTCACAGCTTCCACGCGGCGCTGGCAGCCGGCCAGCTGGTCACCCTGCCTGACATCACCAG CGTGGCCAAGTGCCTGGGAGCCAAGACGGTGGCGGCGCGGGCGCTGGAGTGTGCCCAGGAGTGCCAGGTCATCTCCCAGGTGGTGGAGGACACGGAGGCTGTACGAGCCGTGGAGCAGTTCCTGG ATGACGAGCGGATGCTGGTGCAGCCGGCGTGCGGGGCCGCCCTGGCCCTGCTCTACACGGGGCGGCTGCAGCGGCTGCGGGGCGAGGAGCGGCTGCGGACCCCCCTGGCctccgtggtggtggtggtgtgcgGGGGCAGCAGCATCCAGGCGGCCCAGCTGCGGGCCCTGAAGAACCAGCTGGGGATGGAGTGA
- the LHX5 gene encoding LIM/homeobox protein Lhx5, producing the protein MMVHCAGCERPILDRFLLNVLDRAWHIKCVQCCECKCNLTEKCFSREGKLYCKNDFFRRFGTKCAGCSQGISPSDLVRKARNKVFHLNCFTCMVCNKQLSTGEELYIIDENKFVCKEDYLNSPTLKESSLNSVSSCTDRSLSPDLQDPMQDDTKETDNSTSSDKETTNNENEEQNSGTKRRGPRTTIKAKQLETLKAAFAATPKPTRHIREQLAQETGLNMRVIQVWFQNRRSKERRMKQLSALGARRHAFFRSPRRMRPLGGRLDESEMLGSTPYTYYGDYQGDYYGPGGNYDFFPHGPPSQAQSPADSSYLQNSGPGSTPLGPLEPPLSGHHSSENQRYTDMISHPDTPSPEPGMTGSLHPIPGEVFSGGPSPPFSMSSNSGYSGALSHPNPELSEAAVW; encoded by the exons ATGATGGTGCATTGTGCGGGCTGCGAGAGGCCGATTTTGGACCGGTTCCTGCTCAACGTCTTGGACAGGGCATGGCACATCAAATGCGTCCAGTGCTGCGAGTGCAAGTGCAACCTCACCGAGAAATGCTTCTCCAGGGAAGGCAAACTCTACTGCAAAAATGACTTTTTCAG GAGGTTTGGTACCAAATGCGCCGGCTGCTCCCAAGGCATCTCCCCCAGCGACCTCGTCCGGAAAGCCCGGAATAAAGTCTTTCACCTGAACTGTTTCACCTGCATGGTCTGCAACAAGCAGCTCTCCACGGGCGAGGAACTCTATATCATAGACGAAAACAAATTTGTTTGCAAAGAGGATTATTTGAACTCTCCCACGTTGAAGGAAAGCAGCCTCAACTCAG TGTCCTCATGTACAGACAGGAGTTTGTCCCCGGATCTCCAGGACCCCATGCAGGACGACACCAAGGAGACGGACAACTCGACCTCCTCGGACAAGGAGACCACCAACAACGAGAACGAGGAGCAGAACTCGGGCACCAAGCGGAGGGGGCCCCGCACCACCATTAAAGCCAAGCAGCTGGAGACCCTCAAAGCTGCCTTCGCCGCCACCCCCAAACCCACTCGCCACATCCGAGAGCAGCTGGCCCAGGAGACCGGCCTCAACATGAGAGTCATCCAG gtctggttccagaaccgTCGGTCCAAGGAGCGGCGGATGAAGCAGCTGAGTGCGCTGGGGGCCCGTCGGCACGCCTTCTTCCGCAGCCCACGCAGGATGCGGCCCCTCGGCGGCCGCCTCGACGAGTCCGAGATGCTCGGCTCCACGCCCTACACCTACTACGGAG ATTACCAAGGTGACTACTACGGACCGGGAGGCAACTATGACTTTTTCCCCCACGGGCCGCCCTCCCAAGCCCAGTCCCCGGCCGACTCCAGCTACCTTCAGAACTCAGGACCCGGCTCCACACCCCTGGGACCCTTGGAGCCCCCCTTAAGCGGACACCACTCCTCAGAAAACCAAAGGTACACGGATATGATCTCGCATCCCGACACCCCCAGCCCCGAGCCGGGGATGACCGGTTCGCTGCACCCCATCCCGGGGGAAGTCTTCAGCGGGGGGCCCAGCCCACCTTTCTCCATGTCCAGCAATAGCGGCTACAGCGGGGCTCTCTCGCACCCCAACCCGGAGCTCAGCGAGGCGGCGGTGTGGTAG
- the SDSL gene encoding serine dehydratase-like isoform X2, whose amino-acid sequence MDKKPFHIISPVLESLPLSKAAGTKVYMKLENVQPSGSFKIRGIGHFCQEAAKKGCRHFVCSSGGNAGLAAAYAAKKLGIPATVVVPSTTGPTTIRKLEELGAEVEVSGKVWDEANRRALELAKTEGWVSIHPFDHPLVWEGHASLVQELKDSLETKPDAIVLAVGGGGLLAGVVAGLHQVGWQDVPIIAAETWGAHSFHAALAAGQLVTLPDITSVAKCLGAKTVAARALECAQECQVISQVVEDTEAVRAVEQFLDDERMLVQPACGAALALLYTGRLQRLRGEERLRTPLASVVVVVCGGSSIQAAQLRALKNQLGME is encoded by the exons ATGGACAAA AAGCCCTTCCACATCATCTCCCCTGTCCTGGAGAGCCTGCCCCTCTCCAAGGCCGCCGGCACCAAGGTCTACATGAAGCTGGAAAACGTTCAGCCCTCGGGCTCCTTCAAGATCCGGGGCATCGGCCACTTCTGCCAGGAG GCTGCCAAGAAAGGCTGCCGCCACTTCGTTTGCTCCTCAG GGGGGAACGCGGGTCTGGCAGCGGCGTACGCGGCCAAGAAGCTGGGGATTCCAGCCACCGTGGTGGTCCCCAGCACCACCGGCCCCACCACCATACGCAAGCTGGAGGAACTGGGGGCGGAGGTGGAGGTCTCTGGCAAG GTGTGGGATGAAGCCAACAGGAGAGCCCTGGAGCTGGCAAAGACTGAGGGCTGGGTCAGCATCCACCCCTTCGACCATCCCTTGGTGTG GGAGGGTCACGCCAGCCTGGTCCAGGAGCTGAAGGACTCACTGGAGACCAAACCGGACGCCATCGTGCTGGCAgtgggcggcggggggctgctgGCGGGCGTTGTGGCCGGCTTGCACCAGGTGGGCTGGCAGGACGTCCCCATCATCGCCGCCGAGACGTGGGGGGCTCACAGCTTCCACGCGGCGCTGGCAGCCGGCCAGCTGGTCACCCTGCCTGACATCACCAG CGTGGCCAAGTGCCTGGGAGCCAAGACGGTGGCGGCGCGGGCGCTGGAGTGTGCCCAGGAGTGCCAGGTCATCTCCCAGGTGGTGGAGGACACGGAGGCTGTACGAGCCGTGGAGCAGTTCCTGG ATGACGAGCGGATGCTGGTGCAGCCGGCGTGCGGGGCCGCCCTGGCCCTGCTCTACACGGGGCGGCTGCAGCGGCTGCGGGGCGAGGAGCGGCTGCGGACCCCCCTGGCctccgtggtggtggtggtgtgcgGGGGCAGCAGCATCCAGGCGGCCCAGCTGCGGGCCCTGAAGAACCAGCTGGGGATGGAGTGA